The following proteins are co-located in the Micromonospora coriariae genome:
- a CDS encoding glycosyltransferase family 4 protein: MRIGIVCPYSFDVPGGVQNHVMDLAEALIALGHQVSVLAPADEDSPLPEYVVSAGRAVPLPYNGSVARIAFGPVSTARVRRWITNGDFDVLHVHEPLTLSLSLLAVLSARGPVVATFHTAMTRSRVLAAAQGVLQIVLERITARIAVSALARKVQVEHMDGGAVEIPNGVAVAKFADAEPLPGWPGECTPGTGGTLGFLGRFTEARKGFPVLRDAFVELAATRPELRLLVAGPGDADDLYDRFPAALRERVTFLGLVSEADKARMLRSVHLYVAPNTGGESFGMILTEALAAGTTVVASDLDAFRRVLDGGRAGRLFPTGDPAGLRDALADLLDDPAGRAELSACGDQVVANFDWPVVARRVLEVYAAAIEATDGRVIDQEWVGLG, translated from the coding sequence ATGCGGATCGGCATCGTGTGCCCGTACTCCTTCGACGTCCCGGGCGGCGTGCAGAACCACGTGATGGACCTCGCCGAGGCGTTGATCGCGCTCGGTCACCAGGTCAGCGTGCTCGCGCCGGCTGACGAGGACTCTCCGCTGCCGGAGTACGTGGTCTCCGCCGGCCGGGCCGTGCCGCTGCCGTACAACGGCTCGGTGGCCCGGATCGCGTTCGGCCCGGTCTCCACCGCCCGGGTCCGGCGGTGGATCACCAATGGCGACTTCGACGTGCTGCACGTGCACGAGCCGCTCACGCTGAGCCTGTCGTTGCTGGCCGTGCTCTCGGCGCGCGGGCCGGTGGTGGCCACCTTCCACACCGCGATGACCCGCTCGCGGGTGCTGGCCGCCGCGCAGGGTGTGCTCCAGATCGTGCTGGAGCGGATCACCGCCCGGATCGCGGTCAGTGCCCTGGCCCGCAAGGTGCAGGTCGAGCACATGGACGGCGGCGCCGTGGAGATTCCCAACGGGGTGGCGGTGGCCAAGTTCGCGGACGCCGAGCCGTTGCCCGGCTGGCCGGGGGAGTGCACTCCGGGTACGGGCGGCACGCTGGGTTTCCTGGGCCGGTTCACCGAGGCGCGCAAGGGCTTCCCGGTGCTGCGGGACGCCTTCGTCGAGCTGGCCGCCACCCGCCCCGAGCTGCGGCTGCTGGTCGCCGGCCCGGGTGACGCCGACGACCTGTACGACCGGTTCCCGGCCGCGCTGCGCGAGCGGGTGACCTTCCTCGGGCTGGTCTCCGAGGCGGACAAGGCACGGATGCTGCGCAGTGTGCACCTCTACGTGGCGCCGAACACCGGCGGCGAGTCGTTCGGCATGATCCTCACCGAGGCGCTGGCCGCCGGCACCACCGTCGTGGCGAGCGACCTGGACGCGTTCCGGCGGGTGCTCGACGGCGGGCGGGCCGGGCGGCTCTTTCCCACGGGTGACCCGGCGGGGCTGCGCGACGCGTTGGCCGATCTGTTGGACGACCCGGCCGGTCGGGCCGAGCTGAGCGCCTGCGGCGATCAGGTGGTGGCGAATTTCGACTGGCCGGTGGTTGCTCGCCGTGTTCTGGAGGTATACGCAGCGGCGATCGAGGCAACCGACGGGCGGGTCATCGACCAGGAATGGGTGGGGTTGGGCTGA